A stretch of Perognathus longimembris pacificus isolate PPM17 chromosome 1, ASM2315922v1, whole genome shotgun sequence DNA encodes these proteins:
- the LOC125356139 gene encoding LOW QUALITY PROTEIN: olfactory receptor 13F1 (The sequence of the model RefSeq protein was modified relative to this genomic sequence to represent the inferred CDS: inserted 8 bases in 5 codons; substituted 3 bases at 3 genomic stop codons) — MVQLNXTSVTFFXPHYPKVEAIIFVFCLLIYLITLLGNIILISITTLDSHLHTPMCFFLSNISCLDIWYTSSVLTPMLTHFVSGDNTXFFSGXVSQMYFSFAVGSTECVLLSMRANDRYVAICHPLRYPLIIIRXVQIAAGSWVTGCLTALVETAPVLKLXLSGCSITNHFTCETLAVLKRACVDTXMVQFIMLVISVLLLPKPMILNSISYALILSNILRINSVDGXSKAFSTCAAHLTVVTALSMYLKPSAINSQEVENFMALVYAGLTPMLNPIIYSLWNKNVKAAVKNLLTRNHLSTILMTIIK; from the exons ATGGTCCAGCTGAATTAGACATCTGtaactttttt ccctcattatCCTAAAGTTGAAGCCATCATATTTGTGTTCTGTCTCCTGATATACCTGATCACCTTGCTGGGCAATATCATTCTGATCTCCATCACCACTCTGGATTCTCACCTACACACCCCCATGTGCTTCTTCCTCAGCAACATCTCCTGCCTGGACATCTGGTATACCTCTTCAGTGCTCACACCAATGCTCACACACTTTGTCTCAGGGGACAACA TCTTCTTCTCAGGATGAGTTTCTCAGATGTACTTCTCTTTTGCTGTGGGCTCCACTGAGTGTGTGCTGCTCTCCATGAGGGCCAATGACAGGtatgtggccatctgccaccCTCTAAGATACCCTCTCATCATTATCAG AGTGCAAATTGCAGCTGGTTCCTGGGTCACAGGCTGCCTCACTGCCCTGGTGGAAACAGCACCTGTGCTGAAGCT CCTCTCTGGTTGTAGCATCACCAATCATTTTACTTGTGAAACCTTGGCTGTCTTGAAAAGGGCTTGTGTAGATA CCATGGTACAGTTCATAATGCTGGTGATCAGTGTCCTCCTCCTTCCCAAGCCAATGATACTCAACTCCATCTCTTATGCTTTGATCCTCTCCAACATTCTGAGGATTAATTCTGTGGATGGTTGAAGCAAAGCCTTTTCAACATGTGCAGCCCACTTGACTGTGGTGACAGCTCTCTCCATGTATCTGAAGCCCTCTGCCATAAATTCACAAGAAGTAGAAAATTTCATGGCTTTGGTATATGCTGGATTAACTCCCATGTTAAATCCTATTATCTACAGTCTATGGAACAAAAATGTAAAAGCAGCTGTGAAAAACTTGCTGACTAGAAATCATCTTAGTACCATCTTAATGACCATCATCAAATAA